In Arthrobacter sp. UKPF54-2, the following are encoded in one genomic region:
- a CDS encoding DUF305 domain-containing protein has translation MMTNKFLTLSATAIAAALALAGCSTGTSGSSATSSTSASGGNSMPGMDHNGSGMMSSSTPAASTEHNDADTMFAQGMIPHHEQAVKMSETMLHKKDIPAAVTDLATRIKAAQAPEIETMTGWLKSWNESATMGAGHSMDGMMGEDDLKQLDTAQGTEAAKLFLKQMIVHHQGAVMMAKTETSQGKNADAIKLSKDIVTAQESEIKEMQDLLATL, from the coding sequence ATGATGACCAACAAATTTCTGACCCTTTCCGCCACCGCGATCGCCGCGGCACTTGCCCTCGCCGGATGCTCTACCGGAACCTCCGGATCGTCAGCCACGTCCAGCACCTCTGCTTCGGGCGGCAACTCCATGCCGGGCATGGACCACAATGGCTCCGGAATGATGTCCAGCAGCACCCCTGCGGCCTCCACCGAGCACAACGACGCCGACACGATGTTCGCCCAGGGAATGATCCCGCACCACGAACAAGCCGTGAAAATGAGCGAGACGATGCTCCACAAGAAGGACATCCCCGCAGCCGTAACCGACCTGGCCACCCGGATCAAGGCCGCGCAGGCGCCGGAGATCGAAACGATGACCGGCTGGCTGAAAAGCTGGAACGAATCCGCGACCATGGGCGCAGGCCACAGCATGGACGGCATGATGGGCGAGGACGATCTGAAGCAGCTCGACACGGCCCAGGGCACTGAAGCGGCCAAGCTCTTCCTGAAACAGATGATCGTCCACCACCAAGGTGCCGTCATGATGGCCAAGACCGAAACTTCCCAGGGCAAAAACGCCGACGCAATCAAGCTCAGCAAAGACATAGTGACCGCCCAAGAATCGGAAATCAAGGAAATGCAGGACCTGCTGGCCACCCTGTAA
- a CDS encoding TIGR00730 family Rossman fold protein, which produces MKMTDEELLAALADPADDPARMERISTEIDAGFRLLSGRLGKAVAVFGSARPGPDDPRYANARTLGSRFAEAGFAVITGGGAGLMEAANRGAAESGGTSVGLGIELPHEQRLNAYVDVSMTFRYFFARKLMFVRYASAFVVLPGGFGTLDELFEALTLVQTGKIHEFPVVLIGTGHWAGLMAWIRDRLQDQGFIAPADIQLLRCTDDVDEAVELIRQCHLRQLGT; this is translated from the coding sequence ATGAAGATGACTGATGAGGAACTGCTCGCGGCGCTCGCTGACCCGGCCGACGATCCGGCCCGGATGGAAAGGATCAGCACGGAAATCGATGCCGGATTCCGTCTGCTCTCCGGCCGGCTGGGCAAGGCGGTCGCCGTCTTCGGATCCGCGCGCCCCGGACCGGACGATCCCCGTTACGCAAACGCCCGGACTTTGGGGTCGCGGTTCGCGGAGGCCGGCTTCGCGGTGATCACCGGGGGAGGGGCGGGCCTGATGGAAGCTGCCAACCGCGGTGCCGCGGAATCCGGGGGCACATCCGTCGGTCTCGGCATCGAACTCCCGCACGAACAGCGGCTCAATGCCTACGTGGATGTGTCTATGACCTTCCGGTACTTCTTCGCGCGGAAACTCATGTTTGTCCGGTACGCCTCGGCCTTCGTGGTCCTTCCCGGCGGATTCGGCACCCTGGATGAACTCTTTGAAGCCCTGACACTCGTGCAGACCGGAAAAATTCATGAATTCCCCGTGGTCCTGATCGGGACCGGGCACTGGGCCGGCCTCATGGCCTGGATCCGGGACCGGCTCCAGGATCAGGGATTCATCGCTCCCGCTGACATCCAGTTGTTGCGGTGCACCGACGACGTCGACGAAGCCGTGGAACTGATCCGGCAGTGCCACCTGCGCCAACTCGGCACCTGA
- a CDS encoding SHOCT domain-containing protein, with the protein MMYWDGNMGVWGYILMGVSFVLFWGAVITAIILFARSTGAGGRRYEAGTPGPGLAENLLAERFARGEIDESEYTARLTVLRHARGER; encoded by the coding sequence ATGATGTATTGGGACGGGAACATGGGCGTCTGGGGCTACATCCTGATGGGAGTCAGCTTTGTCCTGTTCTGGGGCGCCGTCATCACCGCCATCATCCTCTTCGCCCGCTCGACGGGAGCCGGAGGCCGCCGATACGAGGCCGGCACACCGGGACCGGGCCTCGCGGAAAACCTGCTCGCCGAACGGTTTGCCCGCGGCGAAATCGACGAAAGCGAATACACCGCCCGCCTCACCGTCCTCCGACACGCCCGCGGAGAACGGTGA
- a CDS encoding ABC transporter permease, with product MLFLAIKNLVQEKTRLLISVGGVAFSVLLIMSIQGLYQGWSNKIGEYIRTVPADYWITQSGATDMFHTPSVLPLTVRDFLTGVPGVASAKPFSGRRVAFAHNGKDINLYVIADDTENNVGAPARVVEGKGVPDKGEIIIDRVVGRSENIRIGDTIPVAGRMLKVSGYSEGGYILSFSFAFATKEDAESILQLPGATNFFLVTVNESTNADDVASRIEADPAVDAITKDRFVENNTNIVRDTFLPIILVLLLIGIAVGMTVIGLTIFTSTIEKAREYGVLKAIGVSNRQLYAVVVEQAVTAAVLGYIVGAGLALAVSAAAGIYVPEFITEIRWLDAGWIFAVTLAMALVSSLLPARRLARIDPAEVFRA from the coding sequence ATGCTCTTTCTGGCCATAAAGAATCTGGTTCAGGAAAAGACCCGGTTGCTGATCAGCGTCGGCGGGGTCGCGTTCAGTGTGCTGCTGATCATGAGCATCCAGGGCCTGTATCAGGGCTGGAGCAACAAAATCGGCGAATACATCCGCACCGTGCCAGCCGACTACTGGATAACCCAGTCCGGCGCGACCGACATGTTCCACACCCCATCCGTGCTGCCCCTGACCGTCCGGGATTTCCTCACCGGTGTTCCCGGCGTTGCCAGCGCCAAACCGTTCAGTGGCCGAAGGGTCGCGTTCGCGCACAACGGCAAGGACATCAACCTGTACGTCATAGCCGACGACACTGAGAATAACGTCGGGGCCCCCGCACGGGTGGTCGAGGGCAAAGGCGTCCCGGACAAGGGCGAGATCATCATCGACCGCGTGGTCGGGCGCAGCGAGAACATCCGGATCGGCGACACCATTCCGGTCGCCGGGAGGATGCTCAAAGTTTCCGGCTATTCAGAAGGCGGATACATCCTCAGCTTCTCCTTCGCGTTCGCTACCAAGGAAGACGCAGAGAGCATCCTCCAGCTTCCGGGAGCCACGAACTTCTTCCTCGTCACGGTCAATGAGAGCACCAACGCAGACGACGTTGCGTCCCGGATCGAAGCAGACCCGGCGGTGGATGCCATCACCAAGGACAGGTTCGTGGAAAACAACACGAACATCGTCCGGGACACCTTCCTGCCCATCATCCTGGTCCTGCTGCTGATCGGGATCGCCGTGGGCATGACGGTCATCGGCCTGACCATCTTCACCTCGACCATCGAAAAAGCCCGCGAATACGGTGTCCTGAAGGCCATCGGGGTGAGCAACCGCCAGCTTTACGCCGTCGTGGTCGAACAGGCCGTCACCGCAGCCGTGCTCGGGTATATTGTCGGCGCGGGACTGGCCCTGGCCGTCAGCGCCGCCGCGGGAATTTATGTCCCGGAGTTCATCACGGAAATTCGCTGGCTCGATGCCGGCTGGATCTTCGCGGTCACCTTGGCCATGGCCTTGGTGTCCTCGCTGCTGCCGGCCCGCCGGCTGGCCCGCATCGACCCGGCGGAAGTGTTCCGGGCATGA
- a CDS encoding isoprenylcysteine carboxylmethyltransferase family protein, with amino-acid sequence MSTDFGYDLWWLVIINSAVFIIFAFSFVRPRTKLDWRALGGFSAFIVALFTEMYGFPLTIYLLSGWLGNRIPGVDLLNHNSGHLWQDLTGWQGDPHLSPLHLLSNVLIAAGFILLYRSWQVLFAAQRDRHLAATGPYARMRHPQYAGFLIIMAGFLLQWPTLLTLVMFPVLVVVYLRLARKEEHLMEAEFGEAYAAYRRQVPGFIPRFGHRPAGTGQTQGP; translated from the coding sequence ATGTCCACTGATTTCGGCTATGACCTGTGGTGGCTGGTGATCATCAACTCGGCGGTGTTCATAATCTTCGCGTTCAGTTTCGTCCGACCCAGAACGAAACTGGATTGGCGGGCCCTAGGCGGGTTTTCCGCGTTCATCGTCGCTCTTTTTACCGAGATGTATGGCTTTCCGCTGACGATCTATCTGCTCTCGGGATGGCTGGGGAACCGGATCCCGGGCGTGGATCTTCTGAACCACAATTCGGGGCATTTGTGGCAGGACCTGACCGGCTGGCAGGGGGATCCGCACCTGAGCCCGCTGCACCTGCTCAGCAACGTGTTGATCGCGGCAGGGTTCATCCTGCTGTACCGGTCCTGGCAGGTCCTATTCGCAGCCCAGCGGGACCGCCACCTGGCGGCCACAGGCCCTTACGCCAGGATGCGGCATCCGCAGTACGCGGGTTTCCTGATCATCATGGCCGGGTTCCTGCTGCAGTGGCCAACGCTGCTGACCCTGGTGATGTTCCCGGTTCTGGTCGTCGTGTACCTGCGTCTGGCCCGGAAGGAAGAACATCTGATGGAGGCCGAGTTCGGTGAAGCCTATGCCGCCTACCGGCGGCAGGTCCCCGGATTCATTCCCCGGTTCGGACACCGCCCCGCCGGCACCGGGCAAACGCAGGGGCCGTGA
- a CDS encoding DMT family transporter, translating into MLWITAAWGLCFLAIRLGLQDAPVLWFAALRALIAAAALLLLCLVQGRGMPRGPRTWTLITLMGVTNVTVAFAAMFAGTAGMAIGAAAVLANAQPLLIILPAWWIYREALSGRTLLGITAGFAGLLVVGLSSGSGTGAWLSLLAAAAVTAGTLLARGLDSTDLVAASAWHFLIGGTLLTAMATVREPVQAINWTPQFIIVLLFLSLVGTAAAFVAWFREAAHSRLDLLTTWTLLVPVIGLGVSLFLPGERPPPAAAAGAGLVLASLWLVLGQPRHGTGKGRGTKDSDPAHRTGR; encoded by the coding sequence ATGCTCTGGATTACTGCAGCCTGGGGACTCTGTTTTCTGGCTATCAGGCTGGGCCTGCAGGACGCTCCGGTCCTGTGGTTCGCGGCCCTCCGGGCACTCATCGCGGCAGCTGCGCTGCTGCTGCTCTGCCTGGTCCAAGGCCGGGGCATGCCACGGGGACCCCGGACCTGGACGCTGATCACACTGATGGGGGTCACCAACGTCACGGTTGCCTTCGCCGCCATGTTTGCCGGGACCGCAGGGATGGCCATCGGCGCCGCCGCAGTCCTGGCGAACGCCCAGCCCCTACTGATTATCCTGCCCGCCTGGTGGATCTACCGGGAGGCCCTGTCGGGCCGGACACTGCTCGGGATCACCGCCGGATTCGCCGGCCTACTAGTGGTCGGACTGAGCAGTGGCAGCGGGACTGGAGCCTGGCTGTCCCTGCTCGCCGCCGCAGCCGTCACCGCCGGAACCCTGCTCGCCCGGGGCCTGGACAGTACGGACCTGGTCGCCGCCAGCGCCTGGCACTTCCTGATCGGAGGGACCCTGCTCACCGCGATGGCAACCGTCCGGGAACCGGTTCAGGCGATCAACTGGACCCCGCAGTTCATCATCGTCCTGCTCTTCCTCTCCCTTGTCGGGACGGCCGCAGCCTTCGTGGCCTGGTTTAGGGAAGCCGCGCACTCCCGCTTGGACCTCCTTACCACTTGGACACTGCTCGTGCCCGTCATTGGCCTCGGCGTCTCGCTGTTCCTCCCCGGGGAACGGCCGCCCCCGGCGGCAGCGGCCGGCGCTGGACTGGTCCTGGCCTCACTCTGGCTTGTGCTCGGCCAGCCCCGCCACGGCACTGGAAAAGGGCGGGGGACCAAAGACTCTGACCCCGCGCACCGCACGGGGCGATAG
- a CDS encoding cation-translocating P-type ATPase: MTSGPKPDGATSTPLKSTVVEVRGLHWATSKAVVEHVLLQRPGVASVDANPVAQTATVSYDPSVTSLEQISGWIRECGYHCRGESVPDHICYPMDETALTTQTRHDTDGHPPSGHGHPGAAHPPEHVHPTPDHRGMHAGRAPETAEPQHGHVHAPAESHVGHGAGPNAGTTRTPQELMGHGGHHGGMSMDDMVKDMRNRFLVAAILSVGVTLFSPMGRDMLGFTAPTPFGLRDDVMALILSLPVIFYSAWIFFDGAYRALKARTLDMMVLVAIAVGTGWLYSVWVTFTGGGEVFYEAATVLTSFVLLGHWFEMRARGGANEAIRTLLELAPPVAVVIRDGDTVEVPTSEVQTGDLLLIRPGSKIPVDGEVEDGQSEVDESMVTGESLPVTKTSGSEVIGASINTTGTMRVRATKVGADTALAQIVALVQEAQNSKAPGQRLADRAAFWLVLVALVGGTLTFGAWLALGAGVQAALLFAITVVVITCPDALGLATPTAIMVGTGLGAKRGVLFKNATALETSARIDTVVMDKTGTLTKGEPEVTDVVVEGIDHNELLTLAAAVEQESEHPLAAAVVRHAREHSAPVLAASDFRNVPGHGAGATVDGRRVLVGNRKLMADEGIDLGPLAAVRDELAATGRTAVLVAVDGKAAAVIALADAARETAAAAVAALHESGIEIVMLTGDNEATARRIAGQLGIDSVIAEVLPGDKSAKIAELQQAGKKVAMVGDGVNDAPALAQADLGIAIGAGTDVAIETADLVLMRSDPLDVPIALRIGKGTLRKMRQNLGWAVGYNAIALPIAAGVFAFAGLVLSPEIAALSMSGSSFLVAVNALLLKRLRLPRPETPEATTARADRPLAPAGTR, translated from the coding sequence ATGACTTCCGGCCCGAAGCCCGACGGAGCAACGAGCACGCCTCTGAAGAGCACTGTCGTGGAAGTGCGCGGCCTGCACTGGGCAACCTCCAAAGCGGTTGTTGAACACGTGCTGCTGCAGCGGCCGGGAGTCGCCTCCGTCGACGCGAACCCGGTCGCCCAGACCGCGACCGTGAGCTATGACCCGAGCGTGACCTCCCTGGAGCAGATTTCCGGGTGGATCCGTGAGTGCGGATACCACTGCCGGGGCGAATCGGTCCCCGACCACATCTGCTACCCGATGGACGAAACAGCCCTCACCACCCAGACAAGGCATGACACCGACGGCCATCCGCCGTCCGGGCACGGCCACCCCGGTGCTGCACACCCGCCGGAGCATGTGCACCCGACACCTGATCACCGGGGAATGCACGCGGGCCGGGCGCCGGAAACCGCGGAACCCCAACACGGCCATGTCCATGCGCCGGCGGAAAGCCACGTCGGCCACGGTGCGGGCCCGAACGCCGGGACGACCCGGACCCCGCAGGAGTTGATGGGCCATGGCGGACACCACGGCGGGATGTCGATGGATGACATGGTCAAGGACATGCGCAACCGGTTCCTCGTAGCGGCGATCCTGTCTGTCGGCGTGACGCTGTTCTCCCCGATGGGCCGGGACATGCTCGGCTTCACCGCACCGACGCCGTTCGGCCTCCGCGACGACGTCATGGCCCTCATCCTCTCCCTGCCCGTGATCTTCTACTCCGCCTGGATCTTCTTCGACGGCGCCTACCGGGCTCTGAAGGCCCGCACCTTGGACATGATGGTCCTGGTCGCGATCGCGGTAGGCACCGGATGGCTTTACAGCGTCTGGGTTACCTTCACCGGCGGCGGCGAGGTGTTCTACGAAGCCGCCACCGTCCTGACGTCATTCGTGCTGCTGGGCCACTGGTTCGAAATGCGAGCACGCGGCGGGGCAAACGAGGCCATCCGCACGCTGCTCGAGCTCGCCCCGCCGGTCGCCGTCGTCATCCGCGACGGGGACACCGTCGAAGTCCCCACCTCCGAAGTCCAGACCGGGGACCTGCTGCTGATCCGGCCGGGATCGAAAATCCCCGTTGACGGGGAAGTCGAGGACGGCCAGTCAGAGGTCGATGAGTCCATGGTTACCGGGGAAAGCCTTCCGGTCACCAAGACCAGCGGCTCGGAAGTGATCGGCGCGTCCATCAACACCACCGGTACGATGCGGGTCCGGGCCACCAAGGTCGGAGCCGACACCGCCCTGGCCCAGATTGTGGCACTCGTCCAGGAAGCCCAGAACTCCAAGGCGCCAGGCCAGCGGTTGGCCGACCGGGCGGCGTTCTGGCTCGTCCTGGTCGCCCTGGTGGGCGGAACCCTGACCTTCGGAGCCTGGCTCGCCCTCGGCGCCGGTGTCCAGGCGGCCTTGCTGTTCGCCATCACCGTCGTGGTGATCACCTGCCCCGACGCGCTGGGGCTCGCGACACCGACGGCCATCATGGTTGGTACTGGCCTCGGCGCGAAACGGGGCGTCCTGTTCAAGAACGCGACGGCCCTGGAAACCTCCGCCCGGATCGACACCGTCGTGATGGACAAAACCGGAACCCTGACCAAGGGCGAACCGGAAGTCACCGACGTCGTCGTTGAGGGCATTGACCACAACGAACTCCTAACCCTGGCCGCCGCGGTGGAGCAGGAATCCGAACACCCGCTCGCCGCCGCCGTCGTCCGGCATGCCCGGGAACACAGCGCACCCGTCCTAGCCGCCTCGGATTTCCGCAACGTTCCCGGACACGGGGCTGGCGCCACCGTGGACGGACGCCGGGTGCTGGTCGGCAACCGCAAACTCATGGCGGACGAAGGCATCGACCTCGGACCGTTGGCCGCGGTCCGCGATGAACTGGCCGCCACCGGCCGGACCGCCGTCCTCGTCGCCGTCGACGGCAAGGCCGCGGCCGTGATCGCCCTGGCGGATGCCGCGAGGGAAACCGCGGCCGCCGCGGTAGCGGCACTGCATGAGTCGGGGATCGAGATCGTCATGCTCACTGGAGACAACGAGGCGACGGCCCGGAGGATCGCCGGGCAGCTGGGCATCGACTCCGTCATCGCCGAGGTGCTACCCGGCGACAAATCAGCGAAGATCGCCGAACTGCAACAGGCCGGGAAGAAAGTCGCCATGGTCGGCGACGGCGTCAACGACGCCCCCGCCCTGGCCCAGGCCGACCTCGGCATCGCCATCGGCGCCGGCACGGATGTGGCGATCGAAACAGCCGACCTTGTACTGATGCGCTCTGACCCGCTGGATGTGCCCATCGCGCTGCGGATCGGCAAAGGCACCCTGCGCAAGATGCGGCAGAACCTCGGCTGGGCCGTGGGGTACAACGCGATAGCCCTGCCGATCGCGGCAGGGGTCTTCGCCTTCGCCGGCCTCGTCCTGAGCCCCGAGATCGCGGCCCTGTCGATGTCCGGGTCCAGCTTCCTGGTCGCCGTTAACGCCCTTCTGCTCAAACGGCTCCGGCTGCCCCGGCCGGAAACGCCCGAGGCCACGACGGCGCGTGCTGACCGACCGCTGGCCCCTGCCGGGACCCGCTAG
- a CDS encoding DUF2933 domain-containing protein, giving the protein MSNRPEPRQYVPPGSSRPWVQALLTVLIAGAAVYLVTNHWLHILDALPYLWVVLMMGMHLFMHGGHGGHGGHGGSRPGAGGGGGHVH; this is encoded by the coding sequence ATGAGCAATCGGCCCGAGCCGCGGCAGTATGTGCCCCCGGGGTCGAGCAGGCCCTGGGTGCAGGCCCTGCTCACCGTCCTCATCGCCGGCGCTGCCGTATATCTGGTCACCAACCACTGGCTCCATATCCTGGATGCCCTGCCGTACCTGTGGGTGGTGCTCATGATGGGCATGCACCTGTTCATGCACGGCGGCCACGGGGGCCACGGCGGGCACGGCGGCAGCCGGCCCGGGGCCGGGGGAGGGGGCGGGCATGTCCACTGA
- a CDS encoding heavy-metal-associated domain-containing protein produces the protein MCGTPETRTQLPLASTAQHACSCCSPAAQTTAAPAAEHPAAPVSGSQFALEGLTCGHCVQTVEQAVSSVRGVKSATVDLVPGGTSRLNVDGTADPLAVAEAVRSSGYVLTASQ, from the coding sequence ATGTGCGGAACACCCGAAACACGAACCCAACTCCCCCTCGCCTCCACAGCGCAGCACGCCTGCAGCTGCTGCTCGCCTGCCGCCCAAACGACGGCGGCCCCGGCCGCGGAACACCCGGCGGCTCCCGTCTCCGGATCCCAGTTCGCCTTGGAAGGGCTGACCTGCGGACACTGCGTTCAGACCGTGGAACAGGCCGTTTCGAGCGTGCGGGGGGTCAAGTCCGCAACAGTGGATCTGGTCCCGGGCGGCACGTCGCGGCTGAACGTCGATGGCACCGCGGACCCGCTCGCAGTGGCCGAAGCCGTACGCTCCTCCGGCTACGTCCTGACCGCCTCGCAGTAG
- a CDS encoding SDR family oxidoreductase — MTRICVAGGTGQVGREVVRQGVAGGHRVAVLSRNPPAPGTAGHIDGAEYFRADVTTGEGLAAALAGADVVVDCLEGFSGKARKNFADGGARLLAAAQDAGVGRAVMLSIVNCDRSSAGYYRSKAAKETVYEHSGLETLVLRATQFHSLLARVFAAGARVRLVPVVKGARFQPIAHTEVAAALLDAALEAPSGARHRVRTIGGPEIVNMRELARSWQRATGARGRLVEFPLPGAMGKYLRAGLNLVPEERHGTQTFEGWLAMHADSL; from the coding sequence ATGACAAGAATCTGCGTTGCAGGCGGAACCGGACAGGTGGGCCGCGAAGTGGTGCGCCAGGGGGTTGCCGGCGGACACCGGGTGGCCGTGCTCAGCCGCAATCCGCCCGCGCCGGGAACCGCCGGGCACATCGATGGCGCGGAGTACTTCCGCGCCGATGTCACCACCGGGGAGGGGCTGGCGGCGGCGCTGGCCGGCGCCGACGTCGTCGTCGATTGCCTTGAAGGGTTCTCAGGCAAGGCGCGGAAGAACTTCGCCGACGGCGGGGCGCGGCTGCTGGCCGCCGCGCAGGACGCGGGCGTGGGGAGGGCGGTGATGCTCTCGATCGTCAATTGCGACCGGAGCAGCGCCGGCTATTACCGGTCCAAGGCGGCCAAGGAAACGGTCTACGAGCACTCCGGTCTCGAGACCCTGGTGCTCCGCGCCACGCAGTTCCATTCCCTGCTGGCGCGCGTCTTCGCCGCCGGCGCGAGGGTGCGGCTGGTGCCTGTGGTCAAGGGCGCCCGGTTCCAGCCGATCGCCCACACCGAGGTGGCCGCCGCCCTGCTGGACGCCGCGCTGGAAGCCCCCTCCGGCGCCCGGCACCGGGTCAGGACCATCGGGGGACCGGAGATCGTGAACATGCGCGAGCTGGCACGCTCCTGGCAGCGGGCCACGGGTGCGCGCGGCCGCCTGGTGGAGTTTCCGCTGCCCGGGGCGATGGGCAAATACCTGCGGGCCGGCCTGAACCTGGTGCCCGAAGAACGACACGGCACGCAGACATTCGAGGGCTGGCTGGCAATGCACGCGGATAGTTTGTAG
- a CDS encoding ABC transporter ATP-binding protein, translating into MSVVSVEDVSKTFGSGHTAVTAVDHVSLHVDAGDIVLVMGPSGSGKTTLLSMIGTLMSPTTGTILISGHDTSALGPAQLSRLRLKEFGFVFQTFNLLSALTAEENVMMPLITAGMPRKEARARARAALEQLELGHRLRNLPRDLSGGEKQRVAIARSLANDPRLILADEPTANLDAKTGQDVTLLLCETACRENRAVIIVSHDQRLRTAAKRVITIEDGRLTTEEPGEHDRHCRMHTPGSLS; encoded by the coding sequence ATGAGCGTCGTCTCCGTCGAAGATGTCTCCAAGACCTTCGGGTCCGGGCACACCGCGGTGACCGCCGTGGACCATGTATCCCTCCACGTTGACGCCGGGGACATTGTGCTCGTCATGGGACCCTCCGGATCTGGAAAGACGACCCTGCTGTCCATGATCGGCACGCTCATGTCACCCACGACGGGCACGATCCTCATCTCCGGGCACGACACGTCCGCTCTTGGCCCCGCGCAGCTCTCGCGGTTGCGGCTGAAGGAGTTCGGTTTCGTGTTCCAGACCTTCAACCTGCTCTCGGCGCTCACCGCGGAGGAAAACGTCATGATGCCCCTCATCACGGCAGGGATGCCCCGCAAGGAGGCTCGGGCCAGAGCCCGGGCTGCGCTCGAACAACTCGAGCTCGGGCACCGGCTGCGGAACCTGCCCCGGGACCTCTCCGGCGGTGAAAAGCAGCGCGTGGCCATCGCCCGCTCCCTGGCCAATGATCCCCGGCTGATCCTTGCCGACGAGCCCACCGCGAACCTGGACGCGAAGACCGGACAGGACGTGACCCTGCTCCTGTGTGAGACGGCGTGCCGGGAGAACAGGGCCGTCATCATCGTCAGCCATGACCAGCGGCTCCGGACGGCCGCGAAAAGGGTCATCACCATCGAGGACGGACGCCTCACCACGGAAGAGCCCGGGGAACACGACCGGCACTGCCGCATGCACACGCCAGGATCACTGTCATGA
- a CDS encoding F510_1955 family glycosylhydrolase, whose amino-acid sequence MPNLSRARVRTTAALAAGTGLILALSACSPTTGAAGPAPSGNATSPMPDAHIHGLSVSSTTGQVLLATHDGLFDVTKHPAAKIGPTNDLMGFTGAPDHGVLYASGHPGEGSDLANPIGLIRSTDSGKTWEKLSRQGESDFHALTATKSGIIGFDGALRTSPDGKTWNTVTANFVPAALAGNPTSDTILATTPQGIRRSTDGGKTWATVNPGPVIQFAAFASPADAVGIEPDGTVHTSGDAGATWTRKGKIPGTVQAVAAVKGPGATLSVWAATAGGLIFSYDGGVTFTPAGTS is encoded by the coding sequence ATGCCCAATCTGTCCCGCGCCCGCGTCCGCACAACAGCTGCCCTGGCAGCCGGCACCGGCCTCATCCTTGCCCTGTCGGCGTGCAGTCCGACCACCGGTGCGGCCGGACCCGCCCCTTCAGGGAATGCCACCAGCCCCATGCCGGATGCGCATATTCACGGTCTGAGCGTCAGCAGTACAACCGGCCAGGTGCTCCTGGCCACCCACGATGGCCTGTTCGACGTGACGAAGCATCCAGCTGCCAAAATCGGCCCCACTAATGACCTGATGGGTTTCACCGGCGCCCCCGACCACGGCGTACTCTACGCGTCCGGGCACCCCGGCGAAGGCTCTGACCTGGCCAACCCCATCGGGCTGATCAGATCCACCGATTCCGGTAAAACGTGGGAAAAGCTCTCCCGCCAGGGTGAATCCGACTTCCACGCACTCACCGCTACCAAATCCGGCATCATCGGCTTTGACGGCGCGCTGCGCACCAGCCCGGACGGGAAAACCTGGAACACCGTGACCGCGAATTTCGTTCCGGCCGCCCTCGCCGGAAACCCCACCAGCGACACCATTCTGGCCACCACCCCGCAAGGGATCCGCCGCTCAACGGACGGCGGTAAGACCTGGGCAACGGTGAACCCCGGACCCGTAATCCAGTTCGCTGCTTTCGCCAGCCCCGCCGACGCGGTCGGAATCGAACCCGACGGGACAGTCCACACCTCCGGCGACGCCGGCGCCACCTGGACGCGAAAGGGAAAGATCCCAGGCACCGTTCAGGCAGTGGCGGCAGTGAAGGGCCCCGGGGCAACCCTGTCGGTCTGGGCCGCCACGGCCGGTGGGCTCATCTTCTCTTACGATGGCGGGGTGACGTTCACGCCCGCTGGCACATCCTGA
- a CDS encoding universal stress protein, whose product MDGEARFRIVAGVDGSAPSRLALEWAVTEARLRHGEVRAVTAWEFPPVTVGMEGLIHDPDVFPQTARRLQNEALKRVDSEGVPVIGDVVQGNAAAMLLGAAEDADLVVVGSRGLGGFAGLLLGSVSSQVLHHSPCPVLVVRTRSRTGDE is encoded by the coding sequence ATGGACGGCGAAGCAAGATTCAGGATCGTGGCCGGGGTGGACGGTTCGGCCCCTTCCCGCCTCGCGCTGGAATGGGCGGTCACGGAGGCTCGGCTGCGCCACGGCGAGGTCAGGGCCGTGACCGCGTGGGAGTTCCCGCCCGTCACGGTCGGGATGGAAGGGCTGATCCATGACCCGGATGTCTTCCCGCAGACCGCACGACGCCTCCAGAACGAGGCACTGAAGCGTGTTGACAGCGAGGGCGTGCCAGTGATCGGTGATGTCGTTCAGGGCAACGCGGCGGCCATGCTCCTGGGGGCTGCCGAGGACGCCGACCTGGTCGTCGTCGGTTCCCGCGGGCTTGGGGGATTCGCCGGGTTGCTGCTCGGTTCAGTGTCGTCACAGGTCCTTCATCACTCGCCCTGTCCTGTACTGGTGGTCCGAACCCGGTCGCGGACCGGTGACGAATGA